The following are encoded together in the Tepidiforma bonchosmolovskayae genome:
- a CDS encoding TetR/AcrR family transcriptional regulator, which yields MQDPARAEARRREIMRAMAEVVLEKGLPDATLEDVAAKLGTSRAVIYYQFRSKEDLWVEVAVEAVRTAERRLRAIIERAPGPEAALFNALRDLLIMGEHHTIVRASYVGGRSRNLSPEGRERVREADRDYEHALMDVVTWGINEGVFIPRDARLVAYTLMFATNNNFSWRRPGGPLTFEYILAELPPMLLNSVLAEPRVFEPHGPHPLPPVIELGEL from the coding sequence GTGCAAGACCCGGCGCGAGCGGAGGCCCGCCGGCGGGAGATCATGCGGGCGATGGCGGAGGTGGTGCTGGAGAAGGGGCTGCCGGATGCGACGCTCGAGGATGTGGCGGCGAAGCTGGGCACGAGCCGGGCAGTGATCTACTACCAGTTCCGGAGCAAGGAAGACCTCTGGGTGGAGGTGGCGGTGGAGGCGGTGCGCACGGCCGAGCGGCGGCTGCGGGCGATCATCGAGCGTGCGCCGGGGCCGGAGGCGGCGCTGTTCAACGCGCTGCGGGACCTGCTGATCATGGGCGAGCACCACACGATCGTGCGGGCGAGCTATGTCGGGGGGCGCTCGCGGAACCTTTCGCCGGAGGGGCGGGAACGGGTGCGGGAGGCGGACCGGGACTACGAGCACGCGCTGATGGACGTGGTGACGTGGGGCATCAACGAGGGGGTGTTCATTCCGCGTGACGCGCGGCTGGTGGCCTACACGCTGATGTTCGCGACGAACAACAACTTCAGCTGGCGGCGCCCGGGCGGGCCGCTGACGTTCGAGTATATCCTTGCGGAGCTGCCGCCGATGCTGCTGAACAGCGTGCTGGCGGAGCCGCGGGTGTTCGAACCGCACGGGCCGCATCCGCTGCCGCCGGTCATCGAGCTGGGGGAGCTGTAG
- a CDS encoding ABC transporter substrate-binding protein, which yields MHRDNYWTRKLRRRSFLGGTAAAGLGASAWILAGCGDDDDSGAGKPTPTPAGVRPGTPTQPTPTTPGEVVKKGGTYRLRQGAIFATINPYGGLDSGLLWGFTIFDHLWYTPLDTGIRENFLATSIEQPDPLHFTVKIGEAYFHNKPPVNGRRVKAQDVAASYMAARQQTRISNSSWWTQVLDNVVAVDDSTINFTLKQVDAWTFSSTNGGSPIGSSILPEEIAKDPSFMDKDLIGSGRFEFVSHENGANFKLKRFEKWRVPGEPYLAAQEYRLIQEQAAALAAFSAEEIHTVALNNKLEREDLVKKHGDKIVIDAEDSRSVWTVLPRGDGQWADPRVIQAISMAIDRKELINLMNFGEGKISGPVPPAFGEALPEADLMATWGKHDPAEAKKLLAATAFNTAKEYELKYITPGDRNQQFAQIIRSQLEKNLGLKIKLVGEDLGRWLQQSLYGSQYDGFMVYASLAYDDPSSYIGGYAKQIGGRPNWAGYSNDEMDELVKKQKTILDDAQRKAAVQDIQRKAWERGAPFIPTFIAISNSATWSYVKGRVVGRGSYGLFNGKIWIDK from the coding sequence ATGCACCGCGACAACTACTGGACCAGGAAACTCCGCCGCCGCAGCTTCCTCGGCGGCACCGCCGCCGCTGGCCTCGGCGCCAGCGCATGGATCCTCGCCGGCTGCGGGGACGATGACGATTCCGGCGCCGGCAAACCGACGCCGACACCCGCCGGCGTCCGCCCCGGCACCCCGACCCAGCCCACGCCCACGACCCCGGGCGAGGTCGTCAAGAAGGGCGGCACCTACAGGCTCCGCCAGGGCGCCATCTTCGCCACCATCAACCCCTACGGCGGCCTCGATAGCGGCCTCCTCTGGGGCTTCACCATCTTCGACCACCTCTGGTACACCCCGCTCGATACCGGCATCCGCGAAAACTTCCTCGCCACCAGCATCGAGCAGCCGGATCCGCTCCACTTCACGGTCAAAATCGGCGAGGCCTACTTCCACAACAAACCCCCTGTCAACGGCCGCCGCGTCAAAGCCCAGGACGTCGCCGCCTCCTACATGGCCGCCCGCCAGCAAACCCGCATCTCCAACTCCTCCTGGTGGACCCAGGTCCTCGATAACGTCGTCGCCGTCGACGACTCCACCATCAACTTCACCCTGAAGCAGGTCGACGCCTGGACCTTCTCCTCCACCAACGGCGGCAGCCCCATCGGCTCCTCCATCCTCCCCGAGGAGATCGCCAAGGACCCCTCCTTCATGGATAAGGACCTCATCGGCAGCGGCCGATTCGAGTTTGTCAGCCACGAGAACGGCGCCAACTTCAAGCTCAAGCGCTTCGAAAAGTGGCGCGTCCCCGGTGAGCCCTACCTCGCAGCCCAGGAGTACCGCCTCATCCAGGAGCAGGCTGCCGCCCTCGCCGCCTTCTCCGCCGAAGAAATCCACACCGTTGCCCTTAACAACAAGCTTGAGCGCGAAGACCTCGTGAAAAAGCACGGCGACAAAATCGTCATCGACGCCGAGGACTCCCGCTCCGTCTGGACCGTCCTCCCCCGCGGCGATGGCCAGTGGGCCGACCCCCGCGTCATCCAGGCCATCTCCATGGCCATCGACCGCAAGGAGCTCATCAACCTCATGAACTTCGGCGAGGGCAAGATCAGCGGCCCCGTGCCCCCGGCCTTCGGCGAAGCACTCCCCGAGGCCGACCTCATGGCCACCTGGGGCAAGCACGACCCCGCCGAGGCGAAGAAGCTCCTCGCCGCAACCGCTTTCAATACCGCCAAAGAGTACGAGCTCAAGTACATCACCCCCGGCGACCGCAACCAGCAGTTCGCCCAGATCATCCGCTCCCAGCTCGAAAAGAACCTCGGCCTCAAAATCAAGCTCGTCGGCGAAGACCTCGGCCGCTGGCTCCAGCAGTCCCTCTACGGCTCCCAGTACGACGGCTTCATGGTGTACGCCAGCCTCGCCTACGACGACCCCAGCTCCTACATCGGCGGCTACGCGAAGCAGATCGGCGGCCGCCCCAACTGGGCCGGCTACAGCAACGACGAGATGGACGAGCTCGTCAAGAAACAGAAGACCATCCTCGACGACGCCCAGCGCAAGGCCGCCGTCCAGGACATCCAGCGCAAGGCCTGGGAACGGGGCGCACCCTTCATCCCAACCTTCATCGCCATCTCGAACAGCGCCACCTGGAGCTAC